In Alphaproteobacteria bacterium, the following proteins share a genomic window:
- a CDS encoding cysteine synthase A, translating to MDIRDGFVGAIGNTPLIRLRSLSDETGCEILGKAEFLNPGGSVKDRAALGIILDAEKRGLLKPGGTIVEGTAGNTGIGIAHVAAARGYRAVIVIPETQTQEKKDLLRQLGADLREVPAVPYRDPNNYVKYSARLAEELAASSPAGAVWANQFDNTANREAHRTTTGPEIWRQTDGTVSAFVSAVGTGGTLAGTGMALKAENDKVQIVCADCMGSAIYSWFKHGELKSEGSSITEGIGQGRVTANLQDAPVDDACLIPDKEALDLLYRVFQEEGLALGTSSGINLAGAVRTARQLGRGHTVVTMLCDGAGRYASKLYNPEFLRSKDLPVPPWLNEAVA from the coding sequence ATGGACATTCGCGACGGCTTCGTCGGCGCCATCGGCAACACTCCCCTGATCCGCCTGCGCAGTCTGTCGGACGAGACGGGCTGCGAGATCCTGGGCAAGGCCGAGTTCCTCAACCCCGGCGGTTCGGTCAAGGACCGCGCGGCGCTGGGCATTATCCTCGATGCGGAGAAGCGCGGCCTGCTGAAACCCGGCGGCACCATTGTCGAGGGTACCGCCGGCAATACGGGAATCGGCATCGCCCATGTGGCGGCGGCCCGCGGCTATCGCGCGGTCATCGTCATTCCCGAGACCCAGACTCAGGAAAAGAAAGACCTGCTGCGCCAACTGGGCGCCGACCTGCGTGAAGTGCCGGCCGTGCCCTACCGCGACCCCAACAATTATGTGAAATATTCCGCCCGCCTCGCCGAAGAGCTGGCGGCCAGCAGCCCGGCCGGCGCTGTCTGGGCCAACCAGTTCGACAACACCGCCAATCGCGAGGCCCACCGCACCACCACCGGGCCCGAAATCTGGCGCCAGACCGACGGTACTGTCAGCGCTTTCGTTTCCGCCGTCGGCACCGGCGGTACGCTCGCCGGCACCGGCATGGCGCTCAAGGCGGAGAACGACAAGGTGCAGATCGTCTGCGCCGACTGCATGGGCTCGGCCATATACTCCTGGTTCAAGCATGGCGAGTTGAAAAGTGAGGGCAGCTCCATCACCGAGGGCATCGGCCAGGGCCGGGTCACAGCCAATCTGCAGGACGCGCCGGTTGACGACGCCTGCCTGATTCCGGACAAGGAGGCGCTGGATCTGCTCTACCGGGTGTTTCAGGAAGAGGGGCTGGCCCTTGGGACCTCCAGTGGCATCAACCTGGCCGGCGCGGTGCGCACGGCGCGCCAACTGGGCCGCGGCCACACGGTGGTGACCATGCTCTGCGACGGCGCCGGGCGCTATGCCAGCAAGCTCTACAACCCGGAGTTTCTGCGTTCGAAAGACCTGCCGGTGCCGCCCTGGCTGAACGAGGCCGTTGCATGA
- a CDS encoding DMT family transporter, whose protein sequence is MAWRCGKPTFTVVAVRVAGGAAILWLVMGLSGQRLAFGWPVWRALAVMGVLNNAIPFSLIVWGQAHIASGVASIFNATTPLFTVVVAHALTRGERLDVGRVAGVLLGLAGVAVMMGIAAAGPFGVAIIAQAAILGAALSYAFAGVHGRRFRRLGLSPLATATGQLLASSLILLPLAIVVDRPWTLPAPGPETVGALIGLAVLATALAYVVFFRILAMAGATNLALVTFLIPVVAVGLGVALLGEALLPRHLAGFALIGLGLAAIDGRLWAWLRRRSA, encoded by the coding sequence ATGGCGTGGCGGTGCGGAAAGCCGACCTTCACTGTGGTCGCGGTGCGGGTGGCGGGCGGCGCTGCCATTTTGTGGCTGGTGATGGGGCTGAGCGGGCAGCGTCTGGCCTTCGGCTGGCCGGTGTGGCGGGCCCTGGCGGTCATGGGGGTGCTCAACAACGCCATACCGTTCAGCCTGATTGTCTGGGGTCAGGCCCATATCGCCTCCGGCGTGGCGTCGATTTTCAATGCCACAACGCCGCTGTTTACAGTGGTGGTGGCGCATGCGCTGACCCGTGGCGAGCGGCTGGACGTCGGGCGCGTGGCCGGTGTTCTGCTGGGCCTGGCCGGCGTGGCAGTGATGATGGGGATTGCCGCGGCGGGCCCGTTCGGGGTGGCGATCATCGCCCAGGCGGCGATTCTGGGTGCGGCCCTGTCCTATGCCTTCGCCGGCGTCCACGGCCGCAGATTTCGCCGCCTGGGCCTTTCGCCACTGGCCACGGCGACGGGGCAGTTGCTGGCCTCCAGCCTGATCCTGCTGCCGCTGGCGATCGTGGTGGACCGACCCTGGACGCTGCCGGCGCCGGGTCCGGAGACCGTCGGCGCGCTGATCGGCCTGGCGGTGCTGGCGACGGCGCTGGCCTATGTGGTGTTCTTCCGCATTCTGGCCATGGCCGGCGCCACTAACCTGGCGCTGGTGACTTTTCTGATTCCGGTGGTGGCAGTGGGGCTGGGCGTCGCCCTGTTGGGCGAGGCGCTGTTGCCGCGGCATCTGGCTGGCTTTGCCTTGATCGGTCTCGGCCTGGCGGCCATTGACGGGCGGCTCTGGGCGTGGCTGCGACGCAGATCCGCTTAG
- a CDS encoding FAD-binding oxidoreductase, translating into MAGPPARICDVIIVGGGTVGCSAALHLALRGLDVVLLERGLVGEKASGLNFGGVRQQQRKLPELPLARRARDMWDRFPQMLGSDCGFRPTGHLQMALSEDELAKLTAYAAAAGEHGLDLEMLSAAELRRRHPWAGPEVVGGSWSPTDGQADPTTVTPAFAAAARQAGATIHEGAPARHISHDGDEFQVTACTAAGDSLTFLSSHLINAAGAWANEIARQFGEPAPMAPRAPQMAESEPLPALISPVLGCVSGAVYLRQAADGRIFFGGGYGRLLDDGENAEPVEQTSRATLAAALRLAPALKDMKVRRAWSGVEGYMEDGVQVLGPSATTDGLLHGFGFSGHGFQIGPAAGAVLADLVLSGRSTTPIDAFAITRFAAAS; encoded by the coding sequence GTGGCAGGACCGCCCGCCCGTATCTGCGATGTGATCATTGTCGGTGGCGGCACGGTCGGCTGCTCCGCCGCGCTCCATCTCGCTTTGCGTGGACTCGATGTGGTGCTGCTGGAGCGCGGCCTGGTCGGCGAAAAGGCGTCCGGCCTCAATTTCGGCGGTGTCCGCCAACAGCAGCGCAAGCTGCCTGAACTGCCCTTGGCCCGCCGCGCCCGCGACATGTGGGACCGGTTCCCCCAGATGCTGGGCAGCGACTGCGGTTTCCGTCCCACCGGACACCTGCAGATGGCCCTCAGCGAGGACGAACTGGCGAAGCTCACCGCCTATGCCGCCGCCGCGGGCGAACATGGGCTGGACCTTGAAATGCTCTCCGCCGCGGAACTGCGCCGGCGCCATCCCTGGGCCGGGCCGGAGGTGGTTGGCGGCAGCTGGTCGCCGACCGATGGCCAGGCCGATCCGACCACCGTGACCCCGGCTTTCGCCGCCGCCGCGCGCCAGGCCGGCGCCACCATTCACGAGGGCGCGCCGGCCCGCCACATAAGTCACGACGGCGATGAGTTCCAGGTGACCGCCTGCACCGCCGCCGGCGACAGCCTCACCTTCCTGTCGTCCCACCTGATCAACGCCGCCGGCGCCTGGGCCAACGAAATCGCCCGCCAGTTCGGCGAGCCGGCGCCCATGGCGCCGCGCGCACCGCAAATGGCCGAAAGCGAACCTCTGCCAGCCCTCATCAGCCCTGTTCTCGGCTGCGTCTCCGGTGCGGTCTATCTGCGTCAGGCAGCGGACGGTCGCATATTCTTCGGTGGCGGCTATGGCCGCTTGCTGGACGATGGTGAGAACGCCGAGCCGGTGGAGCAGACCAGCCGGGCAACCCTGGCCGCCGCCCTGCGCCTGGCGCCGGCCCTTAAGGACATGAAGGTCCGTCGTGCCTGGAGCGGCGTCGAGGGCTATATGGAGGACGGGGTCCAGGTGCTGGGACCCAGCGCCACCACCGACGGCCTGCTGCATGGCTTCGGCTTCTCCGGCCATGGCTTTCAGATCGGCCCAGCCGCCGGCGCGGTCCTTGCCGATCTGGTGCTCAGCGGCCGCAGCACGACACCCATCGACGCCTTCGCCATTACTCGCTTCGCCGCCGCGTCGTGA
- a CDS encoding MFS transporter encodes MSRGLNIAQIAGALRQPNYGPYVGANLVSLSGTWMQRLAVQWLAWDLTHDFRWLGIVAFAELFPAIIASPVAGVIADRVNQKTLIQGVQVLAMGQAVALTILMLSGLMTIYWLAGLAVFLGFVMGFNHPVRMAFVHHLVSREYLATAISLGAVTFNLSRAVGPGLAAAFLFFGLNGVTMIFAINAASFVVFMVVLQRMDLPGAAARQGPRGSFFGDMRAGIAYAVGHPGIGPMLLMATATGMLLRPLLEMLAGVADELFSAGGSAFALLNAANAIGAVLGGLWLAQRGPVKGLTRVFFTAVLVMIGCMAAVTLVPDFWVAAGFLTVAGGLMIISGVGNQTLIQNSADPALRGRVLSLMSLIFSAAPAVGAAIIGFLAESHGFTPPFVGAALICLGVWLWTFRRRRIIAAVMEQEPAAAAPGAAAKQAVSPPVAQA; translated from the coding sequence ATGAGCCGCGGCCTGAACATCGCGCAGATCGCCGGCGCCCTGCGCCAGCCCAATTACGGCCCCTATGTGGGGGCCAATCTGGTTTCCCTGAGCGGCACCTGGATGCAGCGGCTGGCGGTGCAGTGGCTGGCCTGGGACCTGACACACGACTTCCGCTGGCTGGGCATCGTCGCTTTTGCGGAGTTGTTCCCGGCAATCATCGCCAGCCCGGTGGCCGGGGTTATCGCCGACCGGGTCAACCAGAAGACCCTGATTCAAGGCGTTCAGGTGCTGGCCATGGGCCAGGCGGTGGCCCTGACAATCCTCATGCTAAGTGGCCTGATGACCATCTACTGGCTGGCCGGACTGGCGGTGTTCCTGGGTTTTGTCATGGGCTTCAACCACCCGGTGCGGATGGCCTTTGTCCACCATCTGGTGAGTCGCGAATATCTGGCGACGGCCATCAGCCTGGGGGCGGTGACCTTCAACCTGTCGCGCGCGGTGGGTCCGGGTCTGGCCGCAGCCTTCCTCTTTTTCGGCCTCAACGGCGTGACCATGATCTTCGCGATCAATGCCGCCAGCTTTGTCGTCTTCATGGTGGTGCTGCAACGTATGGACCTGCCGGGGGCGGCCGCGCGCCAGGGCCCGCGCGGCAGCTTTTTCGGGGATATGCGGGCCGGCATCGCCTATGCGGTGGGCCATCCTGGGATTGGTCCGATGCTGCTGATGGCGACGGCCACCGGCATGCTGCTGCGGCCGCTGCTGGAGATGCTGGCCGGTGTGGCAGACGAATTGTTCAGCGCCGGCGGCTCCGCCTTCGCCCTGCTCAATGCGGCGAACGCCATCGGCGCGGTGCTGGGCGGGCTGTGGCTGGCCCAGCGCGGCCCGGTTAAAGGGCTGACCCGGGTCTTTTTTACCGCCGTTCTGGTCATGATCGGCTGCATGGCAGCGGTGACCCTGGTACCAGATTTCTGGGTCGCCGCCGGGTTCCTGACCGTCGCCGGCGGCCTGATGATCATTTCCGGTGTGGGCAACCAGACGCTGATTCAGAACTCGGCCGATCCCGCCCTGCGCGGTCGCGTGCTGAGCCTGATGAGCCTGATTTTCTCGGCGGCACCGGCGGTGGGCGCGGCGATCATCGGCTTCCTGGCGGAAAGCCATGGCTTCACGCCGCCCTTTGTGGGCGCGGCCCTGATTTGTCTTGGCGTCTGGCTGTGGACCTTCCGGCGGCGGCGCATCATCGCCGCGGTCATGGAACAGGAGCCGGCCGCCGCAGCGCCCGGTGCGGCGGCGAAACAGGCAGTTTCGCCGCCGGTGGCGCAGGCCTAG
- a CDS encoding alanyl-tRNA editing protein, which translates to MSELLFRDDAYARTCTATVTAVTTDERGGRAVRLDRTVFYPTGGGQPGDSGRLVLADGTACPVATTIKGERPDDVLHILAADAPAPAAGDTVTAELDWDRRHRHMRMHTCLHLLSALLPYPVTGGQIAADKARMDLDIAEAILDKAELTAQLNALIERDARVSARWISDEELAANPDLVKTMAVKPPTGSGRVRLIEVEGQDLQPCGGTHLRRTGEIGRVIVTRIEKKGRQNRRVAIAFDEAVTSP; encoded by the coding sequence ATGAGCGAACTGCTGTTTCGCGATGACGCCTATGCCCGCACCTGCACGGCGACCGTGACCGCCGTCACTACGGACGAGCGTGGCGGCCGCGCCGTGCGTCTTGACCGCACGGTCTTCTACCCCACCGGCGGCGGTCAGCCAGGCGATAGCGGCCGCCTGGTTCTGGCCGACGGCACCGCCTGCCCGGTCGCCACCACCATCAAAGGCGAGAGGCCGGACGATGTGCTGCATATACTGGCGGCCGACGCTCCGGCGCCAGCCGCGGGCGACACGGTGACCGCAGAGCTGGACTGGGACCGCCGCCACCGTCACATGCGAATGCACACCTGCCTGCACCTGCTGTCGGCCCTGCTACCCTACCCGGTGACCGGCGGTCAGATCGCCGCCGACAAGGCGCGAATGGACCTGGATATCGCCGAGGCGATCCTCGACAAGGCCGAGCTGACGGCGCAGCTCAACGCGCTGATTGAACGGGATGCCAGAGTCAGCGCCCGCTGGATCAGCGATGAAGAGCTGGCCGCCAATCCCGACCTGGTGAAAACCATGGCGGTCAAGCCGCCCACCGGCAGCGGCCGCGTCCGCCTGATCGAGGTGGAAGGCCAGGACCTGCAACCCTGTGGCGGCACCCACCTCCGCCGCACTGGCGAAATCGGCCGTGTCATCGTCACCAGAATCGAAAAAAAGGGCCGGCAGAACCGCCGCGTCGCCATCGCCTTCGACGAAGCGGTGACCAGTCCGTGA
- a CDS encoding sulfurtransferase, whose amino-acid sequence MSDSALVSTRWLADRLATTAQERLVVIDGTWHMPDAGRDADAEYLAAHIPAALRIDFGRLRDTHSPLPLTLPSPDAFSAHVGQLGIGQDHTLVIYDSNGLFSAPRLWWMFRVMGHERVHVLDGGMTAWQAEGRPVESGPPPARRPVPYAARYRPELLRTLEQMRHCQAAGSEQIADGRGAASFNGQSKGGGHIPGSYSLPWSTLVDAATGTLLPADTLAQRLRDAGVDPARPLVTTCGGGVVACTVALALHELGLRTVPVYDGSWNEWGSLPDTPKAAVPDLRSEP is encoded by the coding sequence GTGAGCGACAGCGCCCTCGTCTCCACCCGATGGCTGGCAGACCGCCTTGCCACCACGGCGCAGGAGCGGCTGGTTGTGATTGATGGCACCTGGCACATGCCCGACGCCGGCCGCGATGCCGACGCCGAGTATCTGGCGGCGCACATTCCGGCCGCGTTGCGGATTGATTTCGGCCGCCTGCGCGACACCCATAGCCCGCTCCCTCTCACCCTGCCGTCGCCCGACGCCTTCTCCGCCCATGTGGGCCAGCTCGGCATCGGCCAGGACCACACGCTGGTCATCTATGACAGCAATGGGCTCTTTTCCGCGCCGCGGCTGTGGTGGATGTTCCGCGTCATGGGGCATGAACGGGTCCATGTGCTGGACGGCGGGATGACCGCCTGGCAAGCGGAAGGCCGGCCCGTCGAAAGCGGTCCGCCGCCGGCCCGCCGGCCTGTTCCTTATGCCGCAAGGTACCGGCCGGAACTGCTGCGCACCCTGGAACAGATGCGCCATTGCCAGGCGGCCGGATCGGAACAGATCGCCGACGGCCGCGGCGCCGCCAGTTTCAATGGCCAGAGCAAAGGCGGCGGCCACATTCCCGGCAGCTACAGTCTGCCGTGGAGCACTCTGGTCGATGCCGCCACCGGTACCCTTCTTCCCGCCGATACGCTCGCCCAACGTCTCCGCGACGCCGGAGTTGATCCGGCCCGCCCGCTGGTGACCACCTGTGGCGGCGGCGTTGTCGCCTGCACCGTGGCCCTGGCCCTGCACGAGCTGGGCTTGCGCACGGTTCCGGTCTATGACGGATCATGGAATGAATGGGGCTCCCTGCCCGATACCCCCAAGGCAGCGGTGCCCGACCTGCGGAGTGAGCCATGA
- a CDS encoding ornithine cyclodeaminase family protein, whose protein sequence is MSQSDAEIHITWLGGPEVKALKLTDQEILDAIESGLRAQGNGETVIEPRVHLVPRDSAHGHFNVLRGYIRPIDMAGVKVVGDFFNNYKQGLRSEMALLNLFDPETGTPRAVLDASDITDMRTGAVTAIGAKHLARKDSKILGHIGARGTAYWNVRLLDSIYDFDEIRVHSRRPESRDAFGAKLEADLGKKIIVTDNWHDCVADADIIIEASRLTEPAPLLKTEWIKKSAFVCPYGTMSAVELSLTDIMDKLVVDDWGQCKGGPYGALREHVNQGKLSEKTLHAELGQIVAGLKPGRESDDETTLLWHRGLSLSDVALGFAMLEKARTMGIGQKLRFA, encoded by the coding sequence ATGAGCCAGTCTGACGCCGAAATCCACATCACCTGGCTGGGCGGCCCGGAGGTCAAGGCCCTCAAGCTGACGGACCAGGAGATTCTCGACGCCATCGAGAGCGGCCTGCGCGCCCAGGGCAACGGGGAAACGGTGATCGAGCCGCGGGTCCATCTGGTGCCGCGGGATTCGGCGCACGGTCACTTCAATGTTCTGCGCGGCTATATCCGGCCCATCGACATGGCCGGCGTCAAAGTGGTTGGCGACTTCTTTAACAACTACAAGCAGGGCCTGCGGTCAGAGATGGCGCTGCTCAATCTGTTCGACCCCGAAACCGGGACGCCCCGCGCCGTGCTCGACGCCAGCGACATCACCGATATGCGGACCGGCGCGGTCACCGCCATCGGCGCCAAACACCTGGCCCGCAAGGATTCAAAGATTCTGGGGCACATCGGCGCACGCGGCACCGCCTACTGGAACGTCAGGCTTCTCGATTCGATTTACGACTTTGATGAAATCCGGGTCCATTCACGCCGGCCTGAAAGCCGCGACGCCTTCGGCGCGAAACTGGAAGCCGATCTTGGCAAGAAGATCATCGTCACCGACAACTGGCACGACTGCGTGGCCGACGCCGACATCATCATAGAGGCGTCGCGCCTGACCGAGCCGGCCCCTCTGCTCAAGACCGAGTGGATCAAGAAAAGCGCCTTCGTCTGCCCCTACGGCACCATGAGCGCGGTCGAACTCTCCCTCACCGATATCATGGACAAGCTGGTGGTGGATGACTGGGGTCAGTGCAAGGGCGGCCCCTATGGGGCACTGCGCGAACACGTCAATCAGGGCAAGCTGAGCGAGAAGACCCTCCATGCGGAGCTGGGCCAGATCGTTGCCGGGCTGAAGCCAGGCCGCGAATCCGACGACGAGACCACCCTGCTGTGGCATCGTGGGCTCAGCCTGTCGGACGTGGCGCTGGGCTTTGCCATGCTGGAGAAGGCCCGCACCATGGGCATCGGCCAGAAACTGCGTTTCGCCTAG
- a CDS encoding class I SAM-dependent methyltransferase — protein MTGRQPDNDAGSETGGETGQAISANRTLWDGLVDDHLKAPLYDVAGFLAGADRLGPIESREVGDVAGKRLLHLLCRFGLDTLCWARRGATVTGVDIAPKAIAAARDLARQSNLAATFIASDVRTCQPHLTPPYDIVFMSWGALCWLPDMDELARLVAANLAPGGVFYVVDGHPMAGAADEDWSPADGVVRLKWNYQTGRRPDTAIWNNDYAGSNSAAPGLPAHEWAHGLGRIVTALTAAGLVIDFLHEHDVAAWRCMRGLEPATDHMWRLPAGVAQMPLSFSLLARKP, from the coding sequence GTGACCGGCCGCCAGCCTGACAACGACGCTGGCAGCGAGACTGGCGGTGAGACTGGGCAGGCCATCAGCGCCAACCGCACCCTGTGGGATGGCCTGGTGGACGATCATCTGAAAGCGCCGCTCTATGACGTGGCCGGCTTTCTTGCCGGCGCCGACCGGCTCGGCCCTATCGAAAGCCGCGAGGTCGGCGACGTCGCCGGCAAGCGACTGCTCCACCTGCTATGCCGTTTCGGTCTCGATACCCTGTGCTGGGCCCGGCGCGGCGCCACGGTCACCGGCGTCGATATCGCGCCCAAGGCCATTGCCGCCGCCCGCGATCTGGCGCGGCAAAGCAATCTTGCCGCCACCTTCATCGCCAGTGATGTCCGCACCTGCCAGCCGCACCTGACCCCGCCTTACGACATCGTCTTCATGTCCTGGGGCGCGCTCTGCTGGCTGCCGGACATGGACGAGCTGGCCCGTCTGGTGGCCGCCAATCTGGCGCCCGGCGGAGTCTTCTATGTAGTGGACGGTCACCCCATGGCCGGTGCGGCCGATGAAGACTGGTCGCCGGCAGACGGTGTTGTCCGCCTCAAGTGGAACTACCAGACCGGCCGCCGTCCGGATACCGCCATCTGGAACAATGACTATGCCGGCTCCAACAGTGCGGCGCCGGGCCTGCCGGCTCATGAATGGGCGCATGGCCTTGGCCGCATCGTCACCGCCCTGACCGCCGCTGGCCTGGTGATTGATTTCCTGCACGAGCATGACGTGGCGGCCTGGCGGTGCATGCGGGGGCTGGAGCCGGCAACCGACCATATGTGGCGATTACCGGCCGGCGTGGCGCAGATGCCGCTCAGCTTTTCACTTCTGGCCCGCAAGCCTTGA
- the sseA gene encoding 3-mercaptopyruvate sulfurtransferase, which translates to MTTDLPTPTVDAQWLRAHLNAPDVRVADATWYLPTVDRDGAVEFAAGHIPGAVHFDFDAIADKSSDLPHMLPTPEQFAEQVGALGLGSDHAIIVYDTNGLFAAPRVWWMLRAMGHERVAVLEGGLTGWQAAGGAIETGAASPSPAIFTARRRSDLIRSRRQMAANQTSHSEQVVDARAPGRFAGAEPEPRPGLRAGHIPGAINLPFSQVLDSQTARLRSADAIRSAFAEAGVDLARPVTTSCGSGVSACILALALASIGRDIVAVYDGSWTEWGGSDLPLATGA; encoded by the coding sequence ATGACCACCGATCTACCCACGCCGACCGTGGACGCCCAATGGCTTCGCGCCCATCTGAACGCGCCCGATGTGCGGGTGGCGGATGCCACCTGGTATCTGCCGACCGTTGACCGGGACGGCGCGGTGGAGTTCGCCGCCGGCCATATTCCGGGTGCGGTGCATTTTGATTTCGATGCCATCGCCGACAAAAGCAGCGACCTGCCGCACATGCTCCCCACGCCGGAGCAGTTCGCTGAGCAGGTGGGCGCTCTCGGCCTCGGCTCCGATCACGCCATCATCGTCTATGACACCAACGGGTTGTTCGCCGCGCCGCGCGTCTGGTGGATGCTGCGGGCCATGGGTCATGAGCGGGTGGCGGTCCTGGAGGGCGGCTTGACGGGTTGGCAAGCCGCCGGCGGCGCAATCGAGACCGGCGCCGCCTCGCCGTCCCCGGCCATCTTCACCGCCCGTCGCCGCAGCGATCTGATCCGTTCGCGCCGGCAGATGGCGGCCAACCAGACCAGCCATAGCGAACAGGTGGTGGACGCCCGCGCGCCCGGCCGTTTCGCGGGGGCCGAACCCGAACCACGGCCGGGTCTGCGCGCCGGTCACATTCCAGGCGCCATCAACCTGCCGTTCAGTCAGGTTCTCGACAGCCAGACAGCGCGTTTGCGTTCTGCCGACGCCATTCGCAGCGCCTTTGCCGAGGCCGGCGTGGACCTGGCACGGCCGGTCACCACCTCCTGCGGTTCCGGTGTCAGCGCCTGTATTCTGGCTCTCGCACTGGCCAGCATCGGCCGCGACATCGTAGCGGTCTATGACGGCTCGTGGACTGAATGGGGCGGCAGTGACCTGCCGCTGGCCACCGGAGCCTGA
- a CDS encoding NUDIX domain-containing protein, with translation MPEDHPDVRILERTRAFQGYFAVGRYRLRYRRHDGQWSPELTREVFERGHAVAVLPYDPVRDAVVLIEQFRIGAHVAGRAAWLIEVVAGIAGPGEDNDSVARRETLEETGLAVSDLVAGPDYLVSPGGSSESVALFCGRVDSSQALPFAGQADEGEDIRVFVEPANQAIARLHAGTLSNAFTIIALGWFEREREQLRRMWS, from the coding sequence ATGCCCGAAGACCATCCGGACGTCAGAATCCTGGAGCGCACGCGCGCCTTTCAGGGCTACTTCGCGGTGGGCCGCTATCGCTTGCGCTACCGTCGTCACGACGGACAATGGAGCCCGGAACTGACCCGCGAAGTGTTCGAGCGCGGCCATGCGGTAGCCGTCCTGCCTTATGATCCGGTCAGGGATGCGGTGGTTCTCATAGAACAGTTTCGCATCGGCGCCCACGTTGCGGGCCGTGCCGCCTGGCTGATCGAGGTGGTTGCCGGCATCGCCGGGCCGGGCGAAGACAATGACTCCGTCGCCCGCCGCGAGACGCTGGAGGAAACCGGCCTGGCGGTCAGCGATCTGGTGGCCGGGCCGGACTATCTGGTCAGCCCCGGCGGCAGCAGCGAAAGCGTTGCCCTGTTCTGCGGCCGGGTGGACAGCAGCCAGGCCCTGCCCTTCGCCGGCCAGGCGGATGAAGGGGAAGACATCCGGGTCTTCGTGGAACCGGCCAACCAGGCCATCGCCCGTCTCCACGCGGGCACACTGTCCAATGCCTTCACCATCATCGCGCTTGGCTGGTTTGAACGGGAACGTGAACAATTGCGGCGTATGTGGTCATAA